From one Streptomyces chromofuscus genomic stretch:
- a CDS encoding DoxX family protein produces the protein MTCYDRRDLGLLLLRLGTGGVLAAHGAQKLFGWFGGAGIEGTGQFMESVGYRPGKVSATAAGLAEWGGGALLAAGLATPAAGAAAAGGMAGATAVHAPAGFFNEQGGYEHAALLGLAATGIAVAGPGRLSLDHAFGNVLNRDWMVPVALGVAAAVTTAVVGMRNKQVRQAAEPGGEQTLFEE, from the coding sequence ATGACGTGCTACGACCGACGTGATCTGGGTCTACTGCTGCTCCGGCTGGGCACCGGCGGGGTGCTGGCGGCGCACGGCGCACAGAAGCTGTTCGGCTGGTTCGGCGGGGCCGGGATCGAGGGGACCGGGCAGTTCATGGAGTCCGTCGGATACCGGCCCGGCAAGGTGAGCGCCACGGCCGCCGGGCTCGCCGAGTGGGGCGGCGGGGCCCTGCTGGCGGCGGGGCTCGCCACCCCGGCGGCGGGAGCGGCGGCGGCCGGCGGGATGGCGGGCGCGACGGCGGTGCACGCCCCGGCCGGCTTCTTCAACGAGCAGGGCGGCTACGAGCACGCCGCCCTCCTCGGCCTGGCCGCGACCGGGATCGCGGTCGCCGGCCCCGGCCGCCTCTCCCTCGACCACGCCTTCGGGAACGTGCTGAACCGCGACTGGATGGTCCCGGTGGCCCTGGGCGTGGCGGCGGCCGTCACGACGGCGGTCGTGGGGATGCGGAACAAGCAGGTGCGTCAGGCGGCGGAGCCGGGTGGGGAGCAGACGCTGTTCGAGGAGTGA
- a CDS encoding TetR/AcrR family transcriptional regulator, with amino-acid sequence MVKKPAPDTTRRSERSRRAIYDAALALVGEVGYAKTTIEGIAARAGVGKQTIYRWWPSKADVLLEAFLDLGEQAAEQAAEAAERGAGQAAEQGARPGAEYGIPDTGDLGADLKFVLRATVDELLDPKFEAPSRALAAEGVVNEQLGREFVAKLLEPQLQLYVRRLRSAQDAGHVRPDVDPRIALELFVSPLAQRWLQHTGPISHEYTDTLVDYALHGLAPR; translated from the coding sequence ATGGTCAAGAAGCCCGCCCCCGACACCACCCGCCGCAGCGAGAGGTCCCGCCGCGCGATCTACGACGCCGCCCTCGCGCTCGTCGGGGAAGTCGGCTACGCCAAGACCACCATCGAGGGCATCGCCGCCCGGGCCGGCGTGGGCAAGCAGACCATCTACCGGTGGTGGCCGTCGAAGGCGGACGTCCTCCTGGAGGCCTTCCTCGACCTCGGCGAGCAGGCCGCCGAACAGGCTGCCGAGGCTGCCGAGCGGGGCGCGGGGCAGGCCGCCGAGCAGGGCGCCCGGCCCGGCGCCGAGTACGGCATCCCCGACACCGGCGACCTCGGCGCCGACCTCAAGTTCGTCCTGCGCGCCACCGTCGACGAACTCCTCGACCCCAAGTTCGAGGCCCCGTCCCGCGCCCTGGCCGCCGAGGGCGTCGTCAACGAGCAACTCGGGCGCGAGTTCGTCGCCAAGCTCCTCGAACCCCAGCTCCAGCTCTACGTCCGGCGGCTGCGCTCGGCGCAGGACGCCGGTCACGTCCGCCCCGACGTCGACCCGCGCATCGCCCTGGAACTGTTCGTCTCCCCGCTCGCCCAGCGCTGGTTGCAGCACACGGGGCCGATCTCCCACGAGTACACCGACACCCTCGTCGACTACGCGCTGCACGGCCTCGCGCCACGATGA
- a CDS encoding Asp23/Gls24 family envelope stress response protein translates to MTETTGAAVRTTEPGANARRGGTDPGTRGRTTIADDVVAKIAGMAAREVPGVYALGGGLARTMGAVRERVPGRRASVTSGVKVEVGERQCAVDLDVVVEYGLSITDVAADVRENVITSVERMTGLEVVEVNIAVGDVHLPDEEPEGEEAPTGRVQ, encoded by the coding sequence ATGACGGAGACGACCGGTGCGGCGGTCCGCACCACCGAACCCGGCGCGAACGCGCGCAGAGGCGGGACCGACCCCGGCACCCGGGGCAGGACCACCATCGCGGACGACGTCGTGGCGAAGATCGCCGGAATGGCCGCGCGTGAGGTGCCCGGCGTCTACGCGCTCGGCGGCGGCCTCGCCCGCACGATGGGCGCGGTGCGCGAACGGGTCCCCGGCCGGCGGGCCAGCGTCACCAGCGGCGTCAAGGTCGAGGTGGGCGAGCGGCAGTGCGCCGTCGATCTCGATGTCGTCGTGGAGTACGGGCTGTCCATCACCGACGTCGCCGCCGATGTGCGGGAGAACGTCATCACCTCGGTCGAGCGGATGACCGGCCTGGAGGTCGTCGAGGTCAACATCGCGGTCGGCGACGTCCACCTCCCGGACGAGGAACCGGAGGGCGAGGAGGCGCCGACGGGCCGGGTGCAGTAG
- a CDS encoding bifunctional DNA primase/polymerase → MSAEFGGRSGRQGKLSQWLRGRRPKEAAADGGGREALLLATAAAGLPLAPAAHPAPGYRCSCDRVGCPTPARHPVSFAWQTQSTTDRAQIERWVRHQPQANFITATGMVHDVLDVPLEAGREALDRLLAAGIEVGPVAVSDDGRMLFFTLTRGTPEEEDEWWPCELDCHPETMDEHPGLRWHCRGSYVLVPPARLPGDDQSVHWVRGPEHPLPDPLSLLEVLTDACARHAGAEPDHASAAWPLRR, encoded by the coding sequence ATGAGCGCGGAGTTCGGCGGCCGCTCCGGCCGGCAGGGCAAACTCTCCCAGTGGCTGCGTGGACGCCGCCCGAAGGAGGCCGCCGCCGACGGCGGCGGCAGGGAGGCCCTGCTCCTGGCCACCGCCGCCGCGGGACTGCCCCTGGCGCCCGCCGCGCATCCCGCCCCCGGCTACCGCTGTTCCTGTGACCGCGTCGGCTGTCCCACCCCCGCCCGGCATCCGGTGTCCTTCGCCTGGCAGACGCAGTCCACGACCGACCGCGCGCAGATCGAGCGCTGGGTCCGTCATCAGCCGCAGGCCAACTTCATCACCGCGACCGGCATGGTGCACGACGTGCTCGACGTACCGCTGGAGGCCGGGCGGGAGGCCCTGGACCGGCTGCTCGCCGCCGGCATCGAGGTCGGCCCGGTCGCCGTCAGCGACGACGGCCGGATGCTGTTCTTCACCCTCACCCGCGGCACCCCCGAGGAGGAGGACGAGTGGTGGCCGTGCGAACTCGACTGTCACCCCGAGACGATGGACGAGCATCCGGGCCTGCGCTGGCACTGCCGTGGCTCCTACGTCCTCGTCCCCCCGGCCCGGCTCCCCGGCGACGACCAGAGCGTGCACTGGGTGCGCGGTCCCGAACACCCGCTGCCCGACCCGCTGAGCCTGCTGGAAGTGCTCACGGACGCCTGCGCCCGGCACGCGGGCGCGGAGCCCGACCACGCGAGCGCGGCCTGGCCCCTGCGCCGCTGA
- a CDS encoding SDR family oxidoreductase, producing METSERRSDIAVVTGAGSGIGRAVAVELLRAGWSVALAGRRVETLQETAALVPGGACLAVRTDVSREHDVSALFAAVVERFGRVDLLFNNAGTFGPGGVPVEELAYDAWRHVVDTNLNGAFLCARAAYRQMKPQGGRIINNGSISAHAPRPHSVAYTATKHALTGLTKSLSLDGRPYRIAVGQIDIGNAATDMTRAMQTGALQANGETAPEPVMDVADVARTVRHMAELPLEANVQFATVPATTMPYVGRG from the coding sequence ATGGAAACTTCCGAGCGGCGGTCCGACATCGCGGTGGTGACGGGCGCGGGCTCCGGCATCGGCCGCGCGGTCGCCGTGGAACTGCTGCGCGCCGGCTGGTCGGTGGCGCTCGCGGGCCGCCGGGTGGAGACGCTCCAGGAGACGGCGGCCCTGGTGCCCGGGGGCGCCTGTCTCGCCGTGCGCACCGACGTGTCGCGGGAGCACGACGTGAGCGCGCTGTTCGCGGCGGTCGTCGAGCGGTTCGGGCGGGTGGACCTGCTGTTCAACAACGCGGGCACCTTCGGGCCGGGCGGGGTGCCGGTCGAGGAACTGGCCTACGACGCCTGGCGGCACGTGGTGGACACCAACCTCAACGGGGCGTTCCTGTGCGCGCGGGCGGCGTACCGGCAGATGAAGCCGCAGGGCGGCCGGATCATCAACAACGGATCGATCTCGGCGCACGCGCCGCGCCCGCACTCCGTCGCCTACACCGCCACCAAGCACGCGCTGACCGGCCTGACCAAGTCGCTGTCGCTGGACGGGCGGCCGTACCGGATCGCGGTCGGGCAGATCGACATCGGCAACGCGGCGACCGACATGACGAGGGCGATGCAGACCGGCGCCCTGCAGGCGAACGGCGAGACGGCGCCGGAGCCGGTGATGGACGTCGCGGACGTGGCGCGCACGGTGCGGCACATGGCGGAGCTGCCGCTGGAGGCGAACGTGCAGTTCGCGACCGTGCCGGCGACGACGATGCCGTACGTCGGGCGCGGCTGA
- a CDS encoding serine hydrolase domain-containing protein codes for MPSLEHPCGQRGWGCPPLWRGREPGGGELSAPRLRTGAPERAGLDPGELRRLVREVRQLTTGERPWAPGVVVAAGRGPVLAVHEAAGHAVRYAAYDPEADAGVELPAAERVPVTVDTPFDLASLTKLFTAVAAVQQIERGTLGIDGQVGAYLPEFRAAARYGITVRALLTHTSGLRPELPLYDCATDAHRLALLRSEAPTGPPGEYRYSDLNLLLLQHVLERVTGRSLDLLIHDGITRPLGMTSTRFGPCPDAAATEDQRRPWAKADRGMVRGEVHDENAWVLGGVAGHAGLFSTARDLAVFCRALLAGGSYGPARILGPDFVDLMLTPPGLGFALDQRWFMGELAGSGAAGHTGFTGTSLVVDRATDTFLVLLANTVHPRRRTPDSRPRAQAASRVAWAVRGV; via the coding sequence GTGCCGTCCTTGGAACACCCGTGCGGGCAGCGAGGGTGGGGGTGCCCGCCGCTTTGGCGCGGCCGAGAGCCTGGGGGAGGAGAGCTGAGCGCGCCCAGACTGCGCACCGGCGCCCCGGAGCGAGCCGGCCTCGACCCCGGCGAGCTCCGCCGGCTGGTCCGCGAGGTCCGGCAGCTCACGACCGGTGAACGTCCGTGGGCGCCGGGCGTCGTCGTGGCCGCGGGCCGGGGCCCGGTGCTCGCGGTGCACGAGGCGGCCGGCCACGCGGTGCGCTACGCGGCCTACGACCCGGAGGCGGACGCGGGCGTGGAGCTGCCCGCCGCCGAACGCGTGCCGGTGACCGTCGACACCCCCTTCGACCTGGCCTCACTCACCAAACTCTTCACGGCCGTCGCCGCGGTGCAGCAGATCGAACGCGGCACGCTGGGCATCGACGGGCAGGTCGGCGCGTACCTCCCCGAGTTCCGGGCCGCCGCCCGGTACGGCATCACGGTCCGCGCCCTGCTCACCCACACGTCGGGCCTGCGCCCCGAACTGCCGCTGTACGACTGCGCGACCGACGCGCATCGCCTGGCCCTGCTGCGCTCGGAGGCCCCGACCGGCCCGCCGGGCGAGTACCGCTACTCGGACCTGAACCTGCTGCTCCTCCAGCACGTCCTCGAACGCGTCACCGGCCGTTCCCTGGACCTGCTGATCCACGACGGCATCACCCGGCCCCTGGGCATGACGTCGACCCGCTTCGGCCCGTGCCCCGACGCGGCCGCGACGGAGGACCAGCGCCGCCCGTGGGCGAAGGCCGACCGGGGCATGGTGCGCGGGGAGGTCCACGACGAGAACGCCTGGGTGCTGGGCGGGGTGGCCGGTCACGCGGGACTGTTCTCGACGGCCCGGGACCTGGCGGTGTTCTGCCGCGCCCTGCTGGCGGGCGGTTCGTACGGCCCGGCGCGCATCCTGGGCCCGGACTTCGTGGACCTGATGCTGACGCCGCCCGGGCTGGGCTTCGCGCTGGACCAGCGGTGGTTCATGGGGGAGCTGGCGGGCAGCGGAGCGGCCGGCCACACGGGCTTCACGGGCACCTCCCTGGTCGTGGACCGGGCGACGGACACCTTCCTGGTCCTGCTGGCGAACACGGTCCACCCCAGGCGCCGCACGCCCGACAGCAGGCCGCGGGCGCAGGCGGCGTCGCGGGTGGCCTGGGCGGTACGGGGCGTATGA
- a CDS encoding aldo/keto reductase: METTRTLGRSGIGISALGFGCWAIGGEWTDPDGRPLGWGRVDDEESVRAIRRALDLGVTFFDTADTYGAGHSERVLARALGKRRADVVVATKWGNVFDEETRTLTGGDDSPAYARRALTASLRRLDTDHVDLYQLHLSDADPDRAAELRDACEEFVREGLIRAYAWSTDDPARAAVFAEGAHCAAVQHRLNVLQDAPDMLALCARSGLASINRSPLAMGLLTGKRAAGQPLETGDIRSAPPAWLPGFAAGTGADPRWTRRVDALRDVLTSGGRTLAQGALAWIWARSADTVPIPGFRTVAQAEENAGALAKGPLTAGQMADIDAVLVR; the protein is encoded by the coding sequence ATGGAGACCACCAGAACACTCGGGCGCAGCGGCATCGGGATCAGTGCTCTCGGCTTCGGCTGCTGGGCGATCGGCGGTGAGTGGACGGACCCGGACGGGCGGCCACTGGGCTGGGGCAGGGTCGACGACGAGGAGTCCGTGCGGGCGATCCGGCGCGCCCTCGACCTCGGCGTCACCTTCTTCGACACCGCCGACACCTACGGCGCCGGCCACAGCGAACGGGTCCTCGCCCGCGCCCTCGGCAAGCGCCGCGCCGATGTCGTCGTCGCCACCAAGTGGGGCAACGTCTTCGACGAGGAGACCCGCACCCTCACCGGCGGCGACGACTCCCCGGCGTACGCCCGCCGCGCGCTGACCGCCTCCCTGCGCCGCCTGGACACCGACCACGTCGATCTCTACCAGCTGCACCTGTCCGACGCCGATCCGGACCGGGCTGCCGAACTGCGCGACGCGTGTGAGGAGTTCGTGCGGGAAGGGCTGATCCGGGCGTACGCCTGGAGCACCGACGACCCCGCTCGCGCCGCCGTCTTCGCCGAGGGCGCGCACTGCGCCGCCGTGCAGCACCGCCTCAACGTCCTGCAGGACGCGCCCGACATGCTCGCCCTGTGCGCGCGGTCGGGGCTCGCGAGCATCAACCGCAGCCCGCTGGCGATGGGGCTGCTGACCGGGAAGCGGGCCGCCGGGCAGCCCCTCGAGACGGGGGACATCCGCAGCGCGCCGCCCGCCTGGCTGCCGGGTTTCGCCGCGGGCACGGGCGCCGACCCGCGGTGGACGCGGCGGGTCGACGCGCTGCGGGACGTCCTGACCTCGGGCGGCCGTACGCTCGCGCAGGGCGCCCTCGCCTGGATCTGGGCGCGCAGTGCCGACACCGTTCCGATCCCCGGCTTCCGTACGGTCGCCCAGGCCGAGGAGAACGCGGGCGCGCTCGCCAAGGGACCGCTGACCGCGGGGCAGATGGCCGATATCGACGCCGTCCTGGTGCGGTGA
- a CDS encoding multidrug effflux MFS transporter — protein MPEGAPIPDMSQAAASDTRPPVRAQRRTGLFVTLVLGGLTATPPLAMDMYLPALPEVTRSLHAPAPTVQLTLTACLAGMALGQLVVGPMSDRWGRRRPLLAGLAVYVVATALCALAPTVETLVAFRLAQGLAGAAGIVITRAVVRDLYDGMAMARFFSTLMLISGVAPIVAPLIGGQILRVTDWRGVFVVLTVLGALLAGVVWVRLPETLPAKERHSGGVGEALGAMRRLLADLRFTGYMLAGGFAFAALFAYISASPFVVQEIYGASPQTFSLLFGLNSIGLVVAGQINGKVLVGRVRLDRVLAAGLGIVVLAATALLLMSLGVFGEVGLAPVAGALFVLMSAMGITLPNTQALALMRVRHAAGSASALLGTSSFLIGAIASPLVGIAGERTAVPMAVVQLAAALVATACFVGMCRPWNTRAGSEGGGARRFGAAESLGEES, from the coding sequence ATGCCCGAAGGGGCGCCGATACCGGATATGTCACAGGCGGCCGCGTCCGACACGCGGCCGCCCGTTCGTGCACAGCGCCGCACCGGCCTGTTCGTCACGCTCGTCCTCGGCGGACTGACCGCCACCCCGCCGCTGGCCATGGACATGTACCTCCCGGCGCTGCCGGAGGTCACCCGGTCGCTGCACGCCCCCGCCCCGACCGTGCAGCTCACCCTCACCGCGTGCCTGGCCGGCATGGCACTCGGCCAGCTGGTGGTCGGCCCGATGAGCGACCGCTGGGGCCGCCGCCGCCCGCTGCTCGCCGGACTCGCCGTGTACGTCGTCGCCACCGCGCTGTGCGCCCTGGCGCCCACCGTTGAGACCCTCGTCGCCTTCCGGCTGGCGCAGGGGCTCGCGGGCGCGGCCGGGATCGTGATCACCCGGGCCGTCGTCCGCGACCTGTACGACGGCATGGCGATGGCCCGCTTCTTCTCCACCCTGATGCTGATCTCCGGCGTCGCCCCGATCGTGGCGCCGCTGATCGGCGGGCAGATCCTGCGCGTGACGGACTGGCGGGGCGTGTTCGTCGTGCTCACCGTGCTCGGCGCGCTGCTCGCGGGCGTCGTGTGGGTCCGGCTCCCGGAGACGCTGCCCGCGAAGGAGCGGCACAGCGGCGGCGTCGGCGAGGCCCTGGGGGCGATGCGCCGCCTGCTGGCCGACCTCCGCTTCACCGGGTACATGCTCGCCGGCGGCTTCGCCTTCGCCGCGCTGTTCGCGTACATCTCGGCGTCGCCGTTCGTCGTGCAGGAGATCTACGGCGCCTCCCCGCAGACGTTCAGCCTGCTGTTCGGCCTGAACTCGATCGGCCTCGTGGTCGCCGGACAGATCAACGGCAAGGTGCTCGTCGGGCGGGTCCGCCTGGACCGTGTCCTGGCCGCCGGCCTGGGCATCGTCGTGCTGGCCGCGACCGCGCTGCTGCTGATGTCGCTCGGCGTCTTCGGCGAGGTCGGGCTCGCGCCCGTGGCCGGCGCGCTGTTCGTGCTGATGAGCGCGATGGGCATCACCCTGCCCAACACCCAGGCGCTCGCGCTGATGCGGGTGAGGCACGCGGCCGGGTCCGCGTCCGCCCTGCTCGGCACGTCGTCCTTCCTCATCGGCGCGATCGCCTCCCCGCTCGTCGGGATCGCCGGGGAACGCACCGCCGTTCCGATGGCCGTCGTCCAACTGGCCGCCGCGCTGGTGGCGACCGCCTGCTTCGTGGGAATGTGCCGTCCTTGGAACACCCGTGCGGGCAGCGAGGGTGGGGGTGCCCGCCGCTTTGGCGCGGCCGAGAGCCTGGGGGAGGAGAGCTGA
- a CDS encoding nuclear transport factor 2 family protein codes for MTIQTAKLSDPAVRAFVTAVNSHDREGFMTLLAPGATMADDGADQDLADWIDQEIFSSHGHIEVDNESNGGRSLIARYRNDTWGEMRTRWTFSVDDDGRITRFETGQA; via the coding sequence ATGACGATTCAGACGGCCAAGCTGAGTGACCCGGCGGTCCGCGCCTTCGTCACCGCTGTCAACTCCCACGACCGCGAGGGCTTCATGACCCTCCTCGCACCCGGCGCGACCATGGCCGACGACGGTGCCGACCAAGACCTCGCCGACTGGATCGACCAGGAGATCTTCTCCTCCCACGGTCACATCGAGGTCGACAACGAGTCCAACGGCGGCCGCTCCCTCATCGCCCGCTACCGCAACGACACCTGGGGGGAGATGCGCACACGCTGGACGTTCTCCGTCGACGACGACGGCAGGATCACCCGGTTCGAGACCGGGCAGGCGTGA
- a CDS encoding Gfo/Idh/MocA family protein translates to MGADSVRWGILATGGIAAAFTADLVDLPDADVVAVASRRPDSAKAFAERFDIPRAYGDWDALAHDEDVDVVYVATPHVAHRAAAGLCLAAGRNVLLEKPFTLNVREAGELVALAREGGRFLMEAMWMYCSPLMRRLKALVDDGAVGEVRSVQADFGLSGPFPPSHRLRDPLQGGGALLDLGVYPVSFAHLLLGEPSDIAARAVLSEEGVDLQTGALLSWEGGALASVHCSIVGGTPVVASVTGSEGRIDIPHGFFNPDRFVLHRDGREPEEFVHDPAAGAPHNSLKHEAREVMRALRAGETESPLVPLDGTLAVMRTLDAIRDRVGVRYPGEAHEEDPTAELTPA, encoded by the coding sequence ATGGGCGCGGACAGCGTGCGGTGGGGAATCCTGGCGACGGGCGGGATCGCGGCGGCGTTCACGGCGGATCTGGTGGATCTGCCGGACGCGGACGTGGTGGCGGTGGCCTCGCGGCGTCCGGACTCGGCGAAGGCGTTCGCGGAGCGGTTCGACATCCCCCGGGCGTACGGCGACTGGGACGCGCTCGCGCACGACGAGGACGTGGACGTGGTGTACGTCGCCACTCCGCACGTGGCGCACCGGGCGGCCGCCGGGCTGTGCCTGGCGGCGGGGCGCAACGTGCTGCTGGAGAAGCCGTTCACGCTGAACGTGCGTGAGGCCGGGGAGCTGGTCGCGCTGGCGCGCGAGGGGGGGCGCTTCCTGATGGAGGCGATGTGGATGTACTGCAGCCCGCTGATGCGGCGGCTGAAGGCGCTGGTCGATGACGGGGCGGTCGGTGAGGTGCGCAGCGTGCAGGCGGACTTCGGGCTGTCGGGGCCGTTCCCGCCGTCGCACCGGCTGCGGGACCCGCTGCAGGGCGGGGGCGCGCTGCTGGACCTGGGCGTGTATCCGGTGTCGTTCGCGCACCTGCTGCTCGGGGAGCCTTCGGACATCGCCGCGAGAGCGGTGCTCTCCGAAGAGGGCGTCGACCTCCAGACGGGAGCACTGCTCTCCTGGGAGGGCGGCGCTCTCGCTTCGGTGCACTGCTCCATCGTGGGCGGTACGCCCGTGGTGGCCTCCGTCACCGGCAGCGAGGGCCGGATCGACATCCCGCACGGCTTCTTCAACCCCGACCGTTTCGTGCTGCACCGCGACGGCCGCGAACCCGAGGAGTTCGTCCACGACCCGGCCGCCGGCGCCCCGCACAACAGCCTCAAGCACGAGGCCCGCGAGGTGATGCGGGCCCTGCGCGCCGGGGAGACCGAGTCCCCGCTGGTCCCGCTCGACGGCACCCTCGCCGTGATGCGGACGCTCGACGCGATCCGGGACCGCGTCGGCGTCCGCTATCCGGGCGAGGCCCATGAGGAGGACCCCACAGCGGAACTCACACCTGCGTGA
- a CDS encoding DUF6243 family protein produces the protein MLGVGGTRRKLGREALRGGARGGRVGGPDAEAQKRELLRRLRERHAERRPPVQEGAPPPND, from the coding sequence ATGCTCGGAGTCGGCGGCACCCGCCGGAAGCTGGGCCGCGAGGCCCTGCGCGGCGGCGCCCGCGGCGGCCGGGTCGGCGGCCCCGACGCCGAGGCGCAGAAGCGGGAGCTGCTGCGCAGGCTCCGGGAGAGGCACGCCGAACGGCGGCCACCGGTTCAGGAGGGGGCCCCGCCGCCGAACGACTGA
- a CDS encoding alkaline phosphatase D family protein, with amino-acid sequence MTPAARQPQHAPELRAAARHFGRRRFLTATGAAAALAFAVNLPTAGVAGAAELDAARIGDDPFTLGVASGDPQPTSVLLWTRLTPAPFQPDSGLPAERVTVHWELARDEDFRRPVRRGTATAHPEFHHAVHVEVDHLQPGRVYFYRFRVGRWISPAGRTRTAPAPFDQVSGLTLAAVSCQAYHDGYFTAYGHLAQEDVDVVFHLGDYLYEYAVNSVGGYRNYTDRVLPALFNRETVTLEDYRLRYALYKSDPDLRAAHAAHPFVVTWDDHETENNYADDTPENSVPPEEFLLRRASAYRAYWENQPLRRPQLPEGPDMQLYRRLQWGRLAQFDVLDTRQYRSDQAYGDGSDVPGPEVDDPTRTMTGETQERWLLDGWRRSRALWNVVPQQVTFAQRKFDLTEPSRVSMDAWDGYRASRRRVLDGAQAAGVENLMVLTGDVHVGYAFDIKDDFDDPASRTLGTEIVATSITSGRDGSDRPANWNTYMTANPHMKFYNGRRGYVTVALGREQARADFRTVPYVTTPGAPVTTAASFVTQVGEQGLTQV; translated from the coding sequence ATGACACCCGCAGCCCGTCAGCCCCAGCACGCCCCCGAACTGCGTGCCGCCGCCCGACACTTCGGCCGGCGCCGCTTCCTCACCGCCACCGGCGCGGCCGCCGCGCTCGCCTTCGCCGTCAACCTGCCCACCGCGGGCGTCGCCGGCGCCGCCGAACTCGACGCCGCGCGGATCGGCGACGACCCCTTCACCCTCGGCGTCGCCTCCGGTGACCCGCAGCCCACCTCGGTGCTGCTGTGGACCCGCCTCACCCCGGCCCCGTTCCAGCCCGACAGCGGACTGCCCGCCGAGCGCGTCACCGTGCACTGGGAGCTGGCCCGCGACGAGGACTTCCGCCGGCCCGTCAGACGCGGCACCGCCACCGCGCACCCCGAGTTCCACCACGCCGTGCACGTCGAGGTGGACCACCTGCAGCCCGGCCGCGTCTACTTCTACCGCTTCCGCGTCGGCCGCTGGATCAGCCCGGCCGGCCGCACCCGCACCGCGCCCGCCCCCTTCGACCAGGTCTCCGGGCTCACCCTGGCCGCCGTCTCCTGCCAGGCCTACCACGACGGCTACTTCACGGCGTACGGCCACCTCGCCCAGGAAGACGTCGACGTGGTCTTCCACCTCGGCGACTACCTGTACGAGTACGCCGTCAACTCCGTCGGCGGCTACCGCAACTACACCGACCGTGTCCTGCCGGCCCTCTTCAACCGCGAGACCGTGACCCTGGAGGACTACCGCCTGCGGTACGCCCTCTACAAGTCCGACCCCGACCTGCGCGCCGCGCACGCCGCGCACCCCTTCGTCGTCACCTGGGACGACCACGAGACCGAGAACAACTACGCGGACGACACCCCCGAGAACTCCGTCCCGCCGGAGGAGTTCCTGCTGCGCCGCGCCTCCGCCTACCGCGCCTACTGGGAGAACCAGCCGCTGCGCCGCCCGCAGCTGCCCGAGGGCCCGGACATGCAGCTCTACCGGCGGCTGCAGTGGGGCCGGCTCGCCCAGTTCGACGTGCTGGACACCCGGCAGTACCGCTCCGACCAGGCGTACGGTGACGGCTCCGACGTGCCCGGCCCCGAGGTCGACGACCCGACGCGCACCATGACCGGCGAGACGCAGGAGCGCTGGCTGCTCGACGGCTGGCGGCGGTCGCGGGCGCTGTGGAACGTCGTACCGCAGCAGGTCACCTTCGCCCAGCGGAAGTTCGACCTGACGGAGCCCTCGCGGGTGTCCATGGACGCCTGGGACGGCTACCGCGCCTCGCGCCGCCGGGTGCTGGACGGCGCGCAGGCGGCCGGCGTCGAGAACCTGATGGTGCTCACCGGTGACGTGCACGTCGGTTACGCCTTCGACATCAAGGACGACTTCGACGACCCGGCGTCGCGCACGCTGGGCACCGAGATCGTCGCCACGTCGATCACCAGCGGCCGGGACGGCTCGGACCGGCCCGCCAACTGGAACACGTACATGACCGCCAACCCGCACATGAAGTTCTACAACGGGCGGCGGGGCTACGTGACGGTCGCCCTGGGCCGGGAGCAGGCCCGCGCCGACTTCCGGACGGTGCCGTACGTGACCACGCCGGGGGCGCCGGTCACGACGGCCGCGTCCTTCGTCACCCAGGTGGGGGAGCAGGGGCTCACGCAGGTGTGA